In one window of Zhihengliuella sp. ISTPL4 DNA:
- a CDS encoding LuxR C-terminal-related transcriptional regulator: MRFRPPALPIGTLPRERVTAAIADALTADGVTVISAPSGYGKTTAVSAWASAREDVAWLCLSASDDDPALLTAGIVHALALAAERDGRDFVVRGDLEDPVRAYRELCAALHDGRNPVHLVVDDAHRAGEAWRDGLLGLLAEQPPDGLRLILVGTTLIEVTLSRHRLMHPGSFIGSEALAFSTDEIRSLADSPSGGLDADAVREETGGWPIAVRLVLVGGALPSTRASTAAAFLGDYVREHVLGALPSSLAAFVLDGTSCAELTPETAAEVTGREDAADALETCVRLGLFLDRFDGPDGPSYRWHPAFARRCADLARADAVRSAAVHRRAARALERRDPIAAVSHARRAGDRTGARAILLRHWLGLVVGASAREVERAATMLLHDTPDDPHLLLVRAGASDVLGDHRVARDLCRRAEVILEREPGSDDPAVLHIVRLLLTESSAGTAASGAEIRTLLQAEDDRMYGGRVALNHLLGWTALRDRHAPELAVEYFSAAAREARDAGDAELTARALGHLAYGLATSGRLAEAASVLSENGSVADIRLPVNTFARGSAPAAAGWVAYWSAEADEALRLFGAAREEAGAGRDLAGHARMMSAYAAALTGDPATCRRAAIGVQDLPVDVVQGVPWPAFRESSVALLEEAVGRRERALRIARKYVGGTDLPLVGVALSGILRRAEEPAAALEMLRSLHTSTEVSYVKAATLITAAVLRRGTGHHADAHELCEAALAVASEENLLVLFGPREVAVRRLLRAHLHHGTQFEDFISRCLAVELVGSATDRLSERERDVFHQMQTPRTLPEIAKELCVSVNTVKTHQRAIYRKLGVSSRREAVLAMV; this comes from the coding sequence ATGCGTTTCCGGCCCCCCGCCCTTCCCATCGGGACTCTGCCGCGGGAGCGCGTCACCGCGGCGATCGCGGATGCGTTGACCGCGGACGGCGTGACCGTCATCAGTGCCCCCAGCGGCTACGGGAAGACGACAGCCGTCAGCGCGTGGGCGTCGGCCCGTGAGGACGTCGCCTGGCTCTGCCTGAGCGCCTCGGATGACGACCCGGCCCTGCTGACGGCCGGCATCGTGCACGCGCTCGCGCTCGCCGCCGAGCGCGATGGGCGCGACTTCGTCGTCCGCGGCGATCTGGAGGACCCGGTGCGCGCTTATCGGGAGCTCTGTGCGGCGCTCCACGATGGCCGGAATCCGGTGCACCTCGTCGTCGACGATGCGCACCGTGCGGGCGAGGCGTGGCGCGACGGGCTCCTCGGCCTCCTCGCGGAGCAGCCGCCGGACGGCCTGCGCCTCATCCTCGTCGGCACCACGTTGATCGAGGTGACGCTCTCGCGTCATCGGCTCATGCATCCCGGGTCGTTCATCGGCTCCGAAGCGCTCGCCTTCTCGACGGACGAGATACGCAGCCTGGCGGACTCGCCGTCCGGCGGACTCGACGCGGACGCGGTTCGGGAGGAGACGGGAGGGTGGCCGATCGCCGTCCGGCTCGTACTGGTCGGCGGCGCTCTGCCGTCGACCCGCGCGTCGACCGCCGCCGCCTTCCTCGGCGATTACGTCCGCGAGCACGTTCTCGGTGCGCTGCCGTCTTCACTCGCCGCTTTCGTCCTCGACGGCACCTCCTGTGCGGAGCTCACGCCGGAGACCGCCGCGGAGGTGACCGGCAGGGAGGACGCGGCGGATGCGCTCGAGACGTGCGTCCGGCTCGGGTTGTTCCTCGACCGCTTCGACGGCCCGGACGGTCCTTCCTACCGCTGGCACCCGGCCTTCGCGCGCCGGTGCGCGGACCTTGCTCGTGCGGATGCCGTCCGCTCTGCCGCTGTCCACCGGCGCGCCGCCCGCGCTCTGGAGCGCAGGGACCCGATCGCGGCCGTGAGCCACGCCCGCCGCGCGGGCGACCGGACCGGCGCCAGGGCCATCCTGCTCCGTCACTGGCTGGGACTGGTCGTCGGCGCTTCCGCCCGCGAGGTGGAGCGGGCCGCGACCATGCTCTTGCACGACACACCGGACGACCCGCACCTGCTGCTCGTCCGTGCCGGCGCCAGCGACGTCCTCGGAGACCATCGCGTGGCTCGCGACCTGTGTCGACGGGCCGAGGTCATCCTCGAGCGGGAGCCCGGGTCCGACGATCCCGCTGTCCTGCACATCGTCCGGCTGCTGCTCACCGAGTCCTCCGCAGGAACCGCGGCCTCCGGCGCGGAGATCCGCACACTGCTGCAGGCGGAGGACGACAGGATGTACGGCGGACGGGTGGCCCTCAACCACCTCCTCGGATGGACCGCGTTGCGCGATCGCCACGCCCCCGAGCTCGCCGTCGAGTACTTCTCCGCTGCGGCACGGGAGGCGCGGGACGCGGGCGACGCGGAGCTGACGGCCCGCGCCCTCGGGCACCTCGCGTACGGCCTCGCCACATCCGGCCGTCTTGCCGAGGCCGCATCCGTGCTGTCCGAGAACGGGAGTGTCGCGGATATCCGGCTTCCGGTGAACACGTTCGCCCGGGGGAGCGCCCCGGCGGCGGCGGGGTGGGTCGCCTACTGGTCCGCGGAGGCTGACGAGGCACTCCGACTCTTCGGGGCCGCGCGCGAAGAGGCTGGAGCCGGCCGGGATCTCGCCGGGCATGCGCGCATGATGAGCGCCTACGCGGCAGCGCTCACAGGAGACCCCGCGACGTGCCGCCGCGCCGCGATCGGTGTGCAGGACCTCCCCGTAGACGTGGTGCAGGGTGTGCCATGGCCTGCATTCCGCGAGTCTTCCGTGGCGCTGCTGGAAGAGGCGGTGGGGCGGAGGGAGCGGGCTCTGCGGATCGCGCGGAAGTACGTCGGTGGCACGGACCTTCCACTCGTCGGGGTCGCGCTCTCGGGGATCCTGCGACGGGCGGAGGAGCCTGCCGCGGCGCTGGAGATGCTGCGATCGTTGCACACGTCGACCGAAGTGTCGTACGTGAAAGCGGCGACGCTGATCACGGCGGCGGTTCTCCGGCGGGGGACGGGGCATCACGCGGATGCCCATGAGCTGTGCGAGGCGGCTCTCGCCGTGGCCTCGGAGGAGAACCTCCTCGTGCTCTTCGGCCCGCGGGAGGTCGCGGTGCGCCGGCTGCTGCGGGCGCACCTGCACCATGGGACGCAGTTCGAGGACTTCATCAGCCGATGTCTCGCCGTCGAGCTCGTCGGGTCCGCGACCGATCGGCTGTCCGAGCGCGAGCGCGACGTGTTCCACCAGATGCAGACGCCGCGGACGTTGCCGGAGATCGCCAAGGAGTTGTGCGTATCGGTCAACACGGTCAAGACCCATCAGCGCGCGATCTACCGCAAGCTCGGCGTCTCGTCCCGACGGGAAGCCGTGCTCGCGATGGTGTGA
- a CDS encoding DUF6325 family protein has protein sequence MKEFRFGPAEFYLVGFDGDRPDPATFVALAELVSSGVVRLLDFVLLTKTTDGEVALLEPEEGDEPLTLEGWEPLAAGLASEDDVRALAEIVPPGSSAAVVVLELAFARTLAQDLAAAGGQVLRSERVPAPVVNAVMDILDQEGE, from the coding sequence ATGAAGGAATTCCGATTCGGCCCTGCCGAGTTCTACCTCGTCGGCTTCGACGGCGATCGGCCGGACCCGGCGACGTTCGTTGCGCTGGCCGAACTGGTGTCGAGCGGGGTCGTGCGGCTGCTGGACTTCGTGCTGCTGACGAAGACGACGGACGGCGAGGTGGCGCTCCTGGAACCGGAGGAGGGCGACGAGCCCCTGACGCTCGAGGGATGGGAGCCGCTCGCTGCCGGACTCGCGAGCGAGGACGACGTCCGTGCCCTGGCGGAGATCGTGCCGCCGGGAAGCTCGGCGGCGGTCGTGGTGCTCGAGCTCGCCTTCGCCCGCACCCTCGCTCAGGACCTGGCCGCCGCTGGAGGCCAGGTGCTGCGCAGCGAGCGCGTTCCGGCGCCGGTCGTGAACGCGGTCATGGACATCCTCGATCAGGAAGGTGAATGA
- a CDS encoding DUF6325 family protein: MGSYALGDVTFIVVGLRRERPGPPVLEPLLREVQAGTLRVLDLLVVRRGADEPRVMEIDGDDLALAGLGLYTPGLISLDDVGHFLPWVPPGSTAAVILVEQRWDVRFIQEVEELGDQVLATQAIPSAIANAALVATLGRVR; this comes from the coding sequence ATGGGAAGTTACGCGTTGGGTGACGTCACTTTCATCGTGGTCGGCCTCCGTCGCGAGCGCCCGGGACCGCCGGTGCTGGAGCCACTCCTGCGAGAGGTCCAGGCCGGCACGCTGCGCGTCCTCGACCTCCTCGTCGTGCGCCGGGGTGCGGACGAGCCCCGCGTGATGGAGATCGATGGGGACGACCTCGCCCTCGCCGGCCTGGGCCTCTACACACCCGGCCTGATCTCACTCGACGACGTGGGCCATTTCCTTCCGTGGGTTCCTCCGGGATCGACGGCTGCCGTCATCCTGGTGGAGCAACGCTGGGACGTGCGCTTCATCCAGGAGGTCGAAGAGTTGGGCGATCAGGTTCTGGCGACACAGGCGATCCCCTCCGCGATCGCGAACGCGGCCCTCGTGGCGACGCTCGGCAGGGTCCGCTGA
- a CDS encoding AI-2E family transporter → MTSTPSSPGPADRSLPPALRILLLLAASAIVLAGISLSREVFGPLALAIVIVVICEPIRRPFQRPGRPAWIGTTAVIVLAYVILLAMAALLWLAGTQFARLVGDLASQDGLLRTADQVVAWLQSLGLDQEAADAAASVLDPETLLGVAGSLGSAVLGVATALFFVCAYIIFLAADAARYRQAPGLFGATHGPVLQRIARLQTGVRRYYVVNAAFGAVVAIIDGLALWWMGVPAPVVWAILAFVTNFIPNIGFVLGLIPPAILAFVVGGWPLLLGVIAVYCVVNVVLQVLVQPKFVSDAVDLSLTLSFFSVIFWTFVIGPLGAILSIPLTLLVRALVLEGDPGSTWVRWLSGDRTALPEPTPPSPPPAAPTRRRLRRR, encoded by the coding sequence GTGACCTCCACCCCGTCCTCACCCGGCCCCGCCGACCGTAGCCTGCCGCCCGCCCTGCGGATCCTGCTCCTCCTGGCGGCGAGCGCGATCGTCCTCGCGGGCATCTCCCTGTCGCGGGAGGTCTTCGGCCCGCTAGCCCTGGCGATCGTCATCGTGGTGATCTGCGAGCCGATCCGCCGCCCCTTCCAGCGCCCCGGTCGGCCCGCCTGGATCGGGACGACCGCCGTGATCGTGCTCGCGTATGTGATCCTGCTGGCGATGGCGGCGCTGCTGTGGTTGGCCGGCACCCAGTTCGCCCGGCTCGTCGGCGATCTCGCGTCACAGGACGGCCTCCTGCGGACCGCCGACCAGGTCGTCGCCTGGTTGCAGTCGCTGGGGCTCGACCAGGAGGCGGCGGACGCCGCAGCCTCGGTCCTCGACCCGGAGACCCTTCTCGGCGTGGCGGGGAGTCTGGGCAGCGCCGTGCTGGGGGTGGCCACCGCGCTGTTCTTCGTCTGCGCGTACATCATCTTCCTCGCAGCCGATGCGGCGCGCTATCGGCAGGCGCCTGGACTCTTCGGTGCCACGCACGGCCCGGTCCTGCAGCGCATCGCCCGGCTGCAGACGGGAGTCCGCCGCTACTACGTGGTCAACGCCGCGTTCGGTGCCGTCGTGGCGATCATCGACGGTCTCGCCCTGTGGTGGATGGGCGTCCCGGCCCCCGTGGTGTGGGCGATCCTCGCGTTCGTCACGAATTTCATCCCCAACATCGGCTTCGTGTTGGGACTCATCCCGCCGGCCATCCTCGCGTTCGTCGTGGGCGGTTGGCCGCTGCTGCTCGGCGTCATCGCCGTGTACTGCGTCGTGAACGTCGTCCTCCAGGTGCTCGTCCAGCCGAAGTTCGTCAGCGATGCCGTCGATCTGAGCCTGACGCTGAGCTTCTTCTCGGTGATCTTCTGGACCTTCGTGATCGGACCGCTGGGGGCCATCCTCTCGATCCCGCTCACGCTGCTCGTCCGGGCCCTCGTCCTCGAGGGCGATCCGGGTTCGACCTGGGTGCGCTGGCTCAGCGGCGACCGCACCGCGCTCCCGGAGCCGACGCCGCCCTCCCCACCTCCCGCCGCGCCCACCCGACGCCGTCTCCGGCGCCGCTGA
- a CDS encoding SHOCT domain-containing protein, translated as MPLRRFGRPGLIGLAARTAVVAGTATAVQGAAMRHQERRAQSEYEQQQYEAAQQQAQMDAAAQNAAAQYAPPPTTPPAAGPPADDLIAKLQELGSLKASGVLTDEEFTAAKQKLLR; from the coding sequence ATGCCTCTGCGGAGATTCGGCCGGCCGGGCCTCATCGGCCTCGCCGCGCGGACCGCGGTGGTCGCCGGTACGGCGACCGCGGTGCAGGGAGCCGCGATGCGGCACCAGGAGCGTCGGGCTCAGAGCGAGTACGAACAGCAGCAGTACGAGGCTGCGCAGCAGCAGGCGCAGATGGATGCGGCCGCGCAGAATGCGGCCGCGCAGTATGCGCCGCCTCCGACGACGCCCCCCGCAGCGGGGCCCCCGGCGGACGACCTGATCGCGAAGCTGCAGGAGCTCGGATCGTTGAAGGCGTCCGGCGTGCTGACGGACGAGGAATTCACCGCGGCGAAGCAGAAGCTGCTGCGCTGA